The DNA segment CTCGGTATAAAGAAAGATCACTTTCATGCCAATACGGTCGTTTGGAGAGTTTCTTCTTCAGCAGCTTCGGCCGTGAAGATATCGTCTGTTAAAACGGTCAAGCCTATAAAGAATAAGATCGAAAAGGGGTTGAGCGAGGCAGCAAGCCATGACTCAGGTAAAATGCTAAACATCACGAGCCAAAGAAAGGGAAAAGCCAAACGAGAACGAGAGGCTCCTTTGATTACATTTAAAAAGATGGCTCTTAAAAAAAGAAGCAATCCGACTATTCCCGTATTCAGCCAAATTTGAAGGTAGGTATTGTGCACACCTCCTTGGTGGCCGAGATCATTGAGAGCCTCTTGGTTCTTTGCCATTATCCATTCGTCAAAAGCAAACCCCCTACCAAACCAAAAACTGTCTTGAATAGTCTGCCAAGCAAGGTTCCAGGCGATCTGTCTTCCTGAACCACCTTCTAATGTGTCGACTCTGAAAAACTCAGAAAGCCCAAAACTCGTGATTATCACAACGATATTTGAAGCGACCAACTCAGAAATGATGGCGGTACCCAAGAAGGCTAAGAAACCAATCATGGGTGAAACCCGATAAAGCCTGGTGAAAACAAAGAAGATCACTACTGCGATGATCGAGGTTCGCGAACCCGCCAAAACCAAAGAAATCAGGGCGGGAATGACCAGCCACCTCAAATCATTCTTCGAAAATAAATTGGGGAAAACATCTCTTTTCAGATAAACCAAGGCTATGACCAGCGATGCGAATATTCCCATCCCGTTTGGATTTCCAAATACACCGCGATATCTGCCACCACGAGCATAGGTATAACCGGGATCGACAATTTCCAAGACGAAACCCATCAAGATCATGAAGCCCGCAAAAAATATGATGTTCCTAATGGCATCGGTACCATGATCATCGTATGCCTTGATTAAAAACTGGGGAACGATAAAAATCAACAGTATGTAAGACAGCGTCTTCTGCACTGCCAAAGTAGGAATGGGAGACTGGACTAATCCTATCAAGCCTGCTAAAATGAAAGGAATAAAGTAGTAGTAAATTCGGTTGATCTTCGGGAATCGATTGCGTTCAATAACGGCAATAGCACCTAGTGCCAGGATATAGATATTTTTAAATGTCTTGGCAAAATCGGTAGTACTATTGATCGTATCACTAAGGATGAGGACGAAAAGAAAGCCCATCAATAGCTCGAGAAACATAAGCTTTCGCCAAAGCAAAATGATACTGACACTCGCCACGACATAAAACGCGGGAGCATTGATTCGTCCGATTACGAACCAAGCCAGAAAGAGGAGTATGGCACCCTTATTTTCAGAGAGAAATCGGAGCATGAATCAGTTAACTCAGCGTAAAGGTAATCTTCTCAATGGCGTTGAGATTCTTTTGGGCGATAGCCGACCAGAGATAATTTTCTGAAATGATGTTCAAGCTTTTTTCTCGGAGTTTCATTAAGTCAGCAGAATCCATCTCGGCCAATTCGGTGAGCACTCCCGACAGTGCAGCTCTTTGATGAGAAGGTATCAAACGACCATTGCTGTCTGAAACCATCATGGGCACTGCCCCGACGGATGTAGCCAGAATCGCCAGCCCTCTCGACATAGCTTCCAAAATGACATTAGGCATTCCTTCGGAATGACTCGGAACGACTAATACCTGGCAAGTATCAATGGTGTCCCGCAGCATATTCGAATCTGTCACTTCACCGTGATAGACACAATTTGGTGATTTGATTTGCTTGAGCTTTGGAATCGGTCCGACAAAATGAAACTCTATCGGCAGGGTGCTTATGAGGCCACTCAATGCTTTCAAATCGTCCAAGCCTTTTCTCTTCTCGTTTCTTCCAATGAAGAGAAATCGACGTGTACCTTGTTCTTTTTTGGGTTCCGTAACCAGCCAGCTATCGTCAATTCCCGATCCGATCGAAACGATCTTATCAGGGTCAACTCCGATTTTCTCAATCACACCATTGATCTCGCCTCCATAAGAAAATACAGCATCAGCATTGCGATTGATAAAAACCACCGGTGGCCGCAACATAAACTGCTCAATCTTTCCCTTGATGTTCTTGTTTTTCTGGAACATCTCATAGCCGTGAAACTTCACTCCTACGGGCGCCATGTGTTTCCCCTTCTTTTTTTGCTCAAGCAGACACCACGAGGTAAATCCCTTGCAATAGATGAAGTCAAACTTTCCCCACTTATCCTTCAAAAGCTCGTAGATATTACAAGAGTATTGGTACGATTCCCTGAGGTAATGGCCAGGCACATTTTTCATTTGGGGAAAACGCAGAGTGTGGATTTCCAATGCTTCGGAACTGGATTCCATTAACTCATAGATTTTTTCCTTTTTTGGAAAACTATCATTGCCACAAACGCAATGCACGAGAGTGATTTTCACCCCTTTTCGCAAAAGATTTTTCACCAAGTGAAAAGAATGGCGCTGCATTCCTCCAGTGACAAAGGGTGTTATTCCATCCGTGATTACCGCTATGTGCATGCCTTCAATACTTTTTTTGCAGCCGTGTCCCAAGTGTACTCGAGCAAGACTTTTTCATGCCATGCGATGGCAATTTTCTCTCTTAGTTCCGAGTTCTTCACCAGTTTGTCGATGGCGTCTTTTAGCGCTTCAGCATTCGGTTCCACCAAAAGGCCATTTTCTCCGTCAGACATTACATCTCTGAGTGGACCCAAATCGGGCGCAATTACCGGTTTTTTCATCAAACCATACTCAAATATTTTAACCGGCGAGCCATACCAGTTGCTATCGGGCATGCAGCAAATATCCATTGTTTCAATCAAAGGGTAAACCTCACGATGGGGCACACTTCCTGTAAAAATACACCGATCCAATATCCCAAGACTTCTGGCATTCGCCTTTAGTTCTGGTAGAGCCTCGCCATCTCCAACGATAAGGAGACGAGCATCCACACTTGAATCTATTTGAGAAAAAGCGTCAATCAGCAAATCAACCCCATGGTAAGGAAAAATGGAACCTACGAACCCTATGGTGGTTTTTCCTGAAAGCTGATATGACTCGCGAACTGCTACTACATCGCTTGACGAATGTGTAGTCTCGGAAGGGTTTACACAATTCGGAATAACGACAATCTTTGAATCGATATCTGTCAGTTTCTTCTGAAGGTGCTCTTTCAAGTCGCTGCTTACGACTGTCACCAAATCAGACTTTGCCAGAATCTGTCTCTCGTGATCTTTGGCCTGATTGAGGAAAAATGATTTCCCCGAAAAATAGACTCGCTCTTCGGGATAGGGAGCATTAATTTCTGCAACGTGCTTTATACCCACATTCTCAGCGGT comes from the Cryomorphaceae bacterium 1068 genome and includes:
- a CDS encoding O-antigen ligase family protein, translated to MLRFLSENKGAILLFLAWFVIGRINAPAFYVVASVSIILLWRKLMFLELLMGFLFVLILSDTINSTTDFAKTFKNIYILALGAIAVIERNRFPKINRIYYYFIPFILAGLIGLVQSPIPTLAVQKTLSYILLIFIVPQFLIKAYDDHGTDAIRNIIFFAGFMILMGFVLEIVDPGYTYARGGRYRGVFGNPNGMGIFASLVIALVYLKRDVFPNLFSKNDLRWLVIPALISLVLAGSRTSIIAVVIFFVFTRLYRVSPMIGFLAFLGTAIISELVASNIVVIITSFGLSEFFRVDTLEGGSGRQIAWNLAWQTIQDSFWFGRGFAFDEWIMAKNQEALNDLGHQGGVHNTYLQIWLNTGIVGLLLFLRAIFLNVIKGASRSRLAFPFLWLVMFSILPESWLAASLNPFSILFFIGLTVLTDDIFTAEAAEEETLQTTVLA
- a CDS encoding glycosyltransferase family 4 protein: MHIAVITDGITPFVTGGMQRHSFHLVKNLLRKGVKITLVHCVCGNDSFPKKEKIYELMESSSEALEIHTLRFPQMKNVPGHYLRESYQYSCNIYELLKDKWGKFDFIYCKGFTSWCLLEQKKKGKHMAPVGVKFHGYEMFQKNKNIKGKIEQFMLRPPVVFINRNADAVFSYGGEINGVIEKIGVDPDKIVSIGSGIDDSWLVTEPKKEQGTRRFLFIGRNEKRKGLDDLKALSGLISTLPIEFHFVGPIPKLKQIKSPNCVYHGEVTDSNMLRDTIDTCQVLVVPSHSEGMPNVILEAMSRGLAILATSVGAVPMMVSDSNGRLIPSHQRAALSGVLTELAEMDSADLMKLREKSLNIISENYLWSAIAQKNLNAIEKITFTLS
- a CDS encoding glycosyltransferase family 4 protein is translated as MKILYYSPHPQLKLNAPTGYGTHMREMIAAWRKMDVEVKTFIAGDFGGDGYGDARPSKFARFKKFIPSILWETLKDFQLIRFDKSLEPSLRSLIKEFEPDLIYERVAYLQNSGVKTAENVGIKHVAEINAPYPEERVYFSGKSFFLNQAKDHERQILAKSDLVTVVSSDLKEHLQKKLTDIDSKIVVIPNCVNPSETTHSSSDVVAVRESYQLSGKTTIGFVGSIFPYHGVDLLIDAFSQIDSSVDARLLIVGDGEALPELKANARSLGILDRCIFTGSVPHREVYPLIETMDICCMPDSNWYGSPVKIFEYGLMKKPVIAPDLGPLRDVMSDGENGLLVEPNAEALKDAIDKLVKNSELREKIAIAWHEKVLLEYTWDTAAKKVLKACT